CGCCTCGCCGTGATCAAAAAAGAGACCTTCCTCCCCGGCATGGACTACGCGTTCAGCTTCGACGTGAGCCGCTTCCTCGACGCGTCGGTGCACGAGGTCCGGAAGACGCTCCTCGAGGCCTTCGTGCTCGTCGCGCTCGTGGTGTTCTTGTTCCTCCAGGACCTCCGCTCGACGCTCATCCCGGTCATCGCCGTGCCGGTCTCGCTCGTCGGCACCTTCGTCTTCATTCAGCTCCTCGGCTTCTCGCTGAACCTGATCACCCTGTTCGCCCTCGTGCTGGCGATTGGCATCGTCGTCGACGACGCGATCGTGGTCGTCGAGGCCGTCCACCACAAGATGACGCACAGCGGCCTCTCCGCTCGCGAGGCGACCGAACAGTCGCTCGGCGAGATTGGCCCGGCGATCCTCGCCATCACGCTCGTCATGGGCTCCGTCTTCGTCCCGCTCGGGTTCATCGACGGGCCGGCCGGGATCTTTTATCGACAGTTCGCGCTGACGATGGCCATCGCCATCGCCCTCTCGGGTCTGATCGCGCTGACGCTGACGCCCGCCCTCTGCGCGTCGTTCCTCCGGCCGCACGAGGCGCGGCCGCGCTCGGCGCTCGCTCGGTTCTTCGGGTGGTTCAATGGGGGCTACACGAAGCTCGAGGGTGGGTATGCGGGGCTCGTGCGCCGCACGGCCGCGCGGCGCGCCGTCACCTTCGTGTTGCTCGGCGGCTTCGCAATGAGCACGGGGCTCGTCGCGAGGACGGTGCCGCGGGGGTTCATCCCCGAGGAAGACCAGGGCGTCTTTTACGTCAGCGTCACGTCGCCGCCGGGCGCCACGCTCGAGCAGACGAAGGAGGTCGTCAATGCCATCGCGACGGCGGCGCGTGACCTCGAAGGCGTGGAGAGTATCTCGACGCTGGCGGGGACGAACGTGCTCTCCGACGGGACCGGGGCCGGTTATGGAACCTGCCTCGTGAACCTCGCGCCGTGGAAACAACGGACGCGATCGGTCCACGAGATCATCGCGGCCCTCGAGCAGCACGTCTCGCACATTCATGCCGCGGATCTCGAGTTCTTCCCGCCGCCGTCCGTCCCCGGTTATGGCAACGCGAGTGGCTTCGAGCTGCGCCTGCTCGACAAGACCGGGCGGGGCGACTTCCGCGAGATGCAAGGCGTGGTCGACCAGTTCATCGTCGACCTGAAGAGCCGGCCCGAGATCGCGAGCGCGTTCACGATCTTCAACGCGAACTACCCGCAATACACGCTCCACGTCGACATCGATCGCGCGGCGCAAAAGGGCGTCTCGATCGACGATGCGCTCGGCACGCTCCAGACCTTGCTCGGCAGCGAATACGCGACGAACTTCATCCGGTTCGGGCAGATGTACAAGGTCATGGTCCAGGCGCGGCCCGAGTACCGCGCGGCCCCCGAGCAACTGCTGCGGCTCCAGGTGCGGAGCGACCGCGGCGAGCTCGTCCCGCTCTCGGCGTTCATGACGATGGAGAAGTCGTACGGCGTCGACCAGACGACGCGTTACAACATGTATCCCTCGGCCGAGCTCAATGGTGATGGCAAGCCCGGCGTGAGCAGCGGCGAGGTCATCAAGGCCATCCAGGAGACGGCGCGCGACAAGCTGCCGCGCGGCTACGGCATCGACTGGGCGGGCATCTCGCGCGACGAGGTGAATGCGGGCAACCAGGGGCTCTGGGTTGGCCTCATCGCGCTCATCTTCGTGTACCTCGTCCTCGCGGCGCAATACGAGAGCTTCCTCCTGCCCGCGTCGGTCGTCCTGTCCTTGCCGCCGGGGGTCTTCGGGGCGTTCGCGCTCTTGAAGCTGACGGGCCTCGAAAACAACATCTACACGCACATCGCGCTCGTCGTGCTCATCGGCCTGCTCGGGAAAAACGCCATTCTGATCGTCGAGTTCGCCGAGCTCCGGTGTCGTGAGGGCCTCGCCCCGTTCGACGCGGTGGTCGACGCCGCGCGGCAGCGGCTCCGGCCCATTTTGATGACGTCGCTCGCGTTCATCGTCGGCCTCCTCCCGCTCGCCACGGCGACCGGCGCGGGCGCGATCGCGAACCGCACGATCGGCACCGCGACGGTCGGCGGCATGGTGATGGGCACATTATGGGGCGTCGTGCTCGTGCCGGGGCTCTATTTGGTGTTCAAGGGGCTCGCCGCGAGGCTGTCGCGACCGGAGGCCCAAGGTGCCGAAGATGCCCAGGCGGCGGGGGTGGGGTCATGAACAGCGTGTGCAAAAGCGTCCTTCTGGCCCTCGTGATGACGGCGCCCCTCGGGTGCGCCTACACGGAGCCCAAAGTGCCGGAGGTGGAGCTGCCCGCGTCGTTCGACACGAAGAGCGCGGGCTCGTCCGCCGCCGCCATGAAATGGCAGGACTACTTCGCCGACGAGAACCTCAACGCGCTGATCGCGACCGCGCTCGAGAGCAACTACGACCTTCGTATTGCATTGCAGCGCATCGAGATTGCGCGCGCGGGCATCCGGCAGTCGACGGGCGCCATGTTGCCGCAGGTCTCCCTCGGCGTCAGCGCGGGGATCCGCAAGTTCGGCCTGTACACGATGGATGGCGCCGGAAACGCGGAGACGGACATCACCCCCGGTCGGCGTGTCCCCGTGCATTACGGCGACTTCTTCCTCGGCCTCCAGTCGAGCTGGGAGATCGACGTCTGGGGGAGGCTGCGGAGCATACGCGGCGCGGCGCGGGCCCAGTACCTCGCGACCCTCGAGGGCACGAACCTCGTCATCACGATCCTGGTGTCGGACGTCGCCATTGCATACTTCGAGCTGCTCGCGCTCGATCACCGGCAGGAGATCCTGGCGCAGACCGTGGCGCGCCAGGCGCGCTCGCTCGAGGTCATGCGCCTCCAGAAAGAGGCGGGCCGCGCGAACGAGCTCTCGATCCAGCAGCTCGAGGGCCAGCTCGCGAGCACCGAGGCGCTGGTGGCGGCGACGCGCCGGCAGCAAAAGGAGACGGAGAACCACATCAACCTGCTCCTCGGGCGCCTCCCCCGGCCGATCGTCCGCGCGAAGGACCTCCTGCTCCGCGACGCCGCGACCGGGCTCTCCCTGGGCATTCCCTCCGACCTGCTCCGGAACCGCCCCGACATTCGCGAGGCCGAGCTGCAGGTCCAGGCGAGCAAATTCGACGTCGAGGCCGCGCGCAAGGCGTTTTACCCGAGCCTCACGCTCTCCGCCGGGGTCGGCTTCCAGGCGATCGAGCCGAGGTATCTGTTCGTGACGCCCGAGTCGCTCATCTATTCGGCGCTGGGTGGGCTCACCGCGCCACTCTTGAACCGGAGCCGGCTCGAAGCGGAGCTCGACGTCTCGCGGGCGATACAGGTCCAGGCGATGTACAACTACCAGGGCGTCATCCTTCGGGCCTTCGTCGAGGTGCAAAACGCGCTTCTGGCGGTGGAGCGCACGGCGGAGGTCGTGGCGCAGAAGAAGCGGCAA
This DNA window, taken from Polyangium spumosum, encodes the following:
- a CDS encoding efflux RND transporter permease subunit, which translates into the protein MLTTFVRRPVLSAVISILLVLLGLLSLRRMPMALFPSVAPPEVNVTVEYTGANAETVTKAAIVPLERAINGVPGMKYMSSDAGNDGVGVVQILFETGTDPDVAAINVQNRVNAVMGELPAEVIRNGVKIAKEENAMLMYLSIHSTNPDHDEKFLYNFADINVLAELKRIHGVGYADILGAKEYAMRVWLKPDKMATYGVSSDDVLDALEESNVEAAPGKIGENSDKGTTPLQYTLRYTGKFNTVEAYEAIPIRAMADGRILKIKDVADVEFGTTYFDVEAKFNGRPAASILLKQLPGSNASEVIEAVKQRLAVIKKETFLPGMDYAFSFDVSRFLDASVHEVRKTLLEAFVLVALVVFLFLQDLRSTLIPVIAVPVSLVGTFVFIQLLGFSLNLITLFALVLAIGIVVDDAIVVVEAVHHKMTHSGLSAREATEQSLGEIGPAILAITLVMGSVFVPLGFIDGPAGIFYRQFALTMAIAIALSGLIALTLTPALCASFLRPHEARPRSALARFFGWFNGGYTKLEGGYAGLVRRTAARRAVTFVLLGGFAMSTGLVARTVPRGFIPEEDQGVFYVSVTSPPGATLEQTKEVVNAIATAARDLEGVESISTLAGTNVLSDGTGAGYGTCLVNLAPWKQRTRSVHEIIAALEQHVSHIHAADLEFFPPPSVPGYGNASGFELRLLDKTGRGDFREMQGVVDQFIVDLKSRPEIASAFTIFNANYPQYTLHVDIDRAAQKGVSIDDALGTLQTLLGSEYATNFIRFGQMYKVMVQARPEYRAAPEQLLRLQVRSDRGELVPLSAFMTMEKSYGVDQTTRYNMYPSAELNGDGKPGVSSGEVIKAIQETARDKLPRGYGIDWAGISRDEVNAGNQGLWVGLIALIFVYLVLAAQYESFLLPASVVLSLPPGVFGAFALLKLTGLENNIYTHIALVVLIGLLGKNAILIVEFAELRCREGLAPFDAVVDAARQRLRPILMTSLAFIVGLLPLATATGAGAIANRTIGTATVGGMVMGTLWGVVLVPGLYLVFKGLAARLSRPEAQGAEDAQAAGVGS
- a CDS encoding TolC family protein; protein product: MNSVCKSVLLALVMTAPLGCAYTEPKVPEVELPASFDTKSAGSSAAAMKWQDYFADENLNALIATALESNYDLRIALQRIEIARAGIRQSTGAMLPQVSLGVSAGIRKFGLYTMDGAGNAETDITPGRRVPVHYGDFFLGLQSSWEIDVWGRLRSIRGAARAQYLATLEGTNLVITILVSDVAIAYFELLALDHRQEILAQTVARQARSLEVMRLQKEAGRANELSIQQLEGQLASTEALVAATRRQQKETENHINLLLGRLPRPIVRAKDLLLRDAATGLSLGIPSDLLRNRPDIREAELQVQASKFDVEAARKAFYPSLTLSAGVGFQAIEPRYLFVTPESLIYSALGGLTAPLLNRSRLEAELDVSRAIQVQAMYNYQGVILRAFVEVQNALLAVERTAEVVAQKKRQKAAVSGTVDTADALFRAGKATYLDVLLAQQNTLSAELELIDALLEQRMAGIWLYRALGGGWQPLMKVKTEP